Proteins co-encoded in one Manis pentadactyla isolate mManPen7 chromosome 17, mManPen7.hap1, whole genome shotgun sequence genomic window:
- the GPR183 gene encoding G-protein coupled receptor 183 has translation MDIKMDNNLTTPSTAPQESNCDLYAHHNTAMVLMPLHYSIVFIIGLVGNLLALVVIVQNRKKINSTTLYSTNLVISDILFTTALPTRIAYYALGFDWRIGEALCRITALVFYINTYAGVNFMTCLSIDRFFAVVHPLRYNKIKRIEHAKGICIFVWILVFAQTLPLLIKPMSKQESERTTCMEYPNFEETESLHWILLGACFIGYVLPLIIILICYSQICCKLFKTAKQNPLTEKSGVNKKALNTIIFIIVVFVLCFTPYHVAIIQHMIKKLRFPDLLECSQRHSFQISLHITVCLMNFNCCMDPFIYFFACKGYKRKVMKMLKRQVSVSISSAVKSAPEENSREMTETQMMIHSKSLNGK, from the coding sequence ATGGATATAAAAATGGACAACAATCTTACTACACCCTCTACAGCTCCTCAGGAAAGCAACTGTGATCTGTACGCACACCACAACACAGCCATGGTACTGATGCCTCTGCATTACAGCATCGTCTTCATAATCGGGCTCGTGGGAAACTTGTTAGCCTTGGTTGTCATTgttcaaaacaggaaaaaaatcaactctACCACCTTATATTCAACAAATTTAGTGATTTCTGATATACTGTTTACTACTGCTTTGCCTACACGGATAGCCTACTATGCACTGGGCTTTGACTGGAGAATCGGAGAGGCCCTGTGTAGGATAACAGCTCTCGTGTTTTACATCAATACCTATGCAGGTGTGAACTTCATGACCTGCCTGAGCATTGACCGGTTCTTCGCTGTGGTGCACCCTCTGCGATACAACAAGATAAAAAGAATTGAACATGCAAAAGGTATCTGCATATTTGTCTGGATTCTAGTATTTGCACAAACACTCCCGCTACTCATAAAACCTATGTCAAAGCAGGAGAGTGAAAGGACTACATGCATGGAATATCCAAACTTTGAAGAGACCGAATCTCTTCACTGGATTCTGCTTGGTGCCTGTTTCATAGGCTATGTACTTCCACTCATAATCATTCTCATCTGCTATTCTCAAATTTGTTGCAAACTCTTTAAAACTGCAAAACAAAACCCACTAACTGAAAAATCTGGTGTAAACAAAAAGGCACTCAacacaattatttttataatcgTTGTGTTTGTTCTCTGTTTCACACCTTATCACGTTGCGATTATTCAACACATGATTAAGAAGCTTCGTTTTCCTGATCTCCTAGAATGTAGCCAAAGACATTCATTCCAGATATCTCTACACATTACAGTATGCCTGATGAACTTCAATTGCTGCATGGAcccatttatatatttctttgcttgtaaagGGTACAAGCGAAAGGTCATGAAGATGTTGAAACGTCAAGTCAGTGTATCAATTTCCAGTGCCGTGAAGTCAGCTCCTGAAGAAAACTCACGTGAAATGACGGAAACACAAATGATGATACATTCTAAGTCTTTAAATGGAAagtaa